Within the Rhizobium favelukesii genome, the region AGGTCTTCGGATCGAACATCATCGTAATCGTCGAGTTACCAAAAACCGTGTTGTTGCCGAGAGCGATTGTCGTCAGGTCGGATTCCTGCTTGACGCTCTTCACCGAACCGGACGACAAATCGATACGCTGCGCCAGCAGCAGACTGAGAGGCGTCTTGGAGAGCGGATACAGATCCCACGTCTTGAGCTTCATATTCCCGACAGCCACGTTCTTTCCGTCAGCAATGACGCGGATCGGCGACGGGTTGTCATAGTTGAAACGCAGCTTACCGGGGCGCTGGATGTAGAACTTTCCGCCCGTCTGCTCGCCGCGCGGGCCGAATTGAACGAATTCGCCCTGCATCGTGGCGACACTCGAGAAGTGGTCCGCGATCGCCTGTGCTGTAGCGTTGTTGGAAGCAGCGGATGCCGCCTGGGCATAGGCAGCGATCGGAATCGCAGACGCCGCAGCGACCGCCAGCGTACCCAAAAGATGGCGCCGGGTCAGCGAGATGCGGTCCAGGATGGGATCGGAGTTGTTCATCTATGTCTCCTTTATGCAATTTGAATGCTGCGGAAACGCGGCGCCTTCATGGCGTAGCTCGCAGACCTGCATAAACTAACGGTTTCGAGGCAATCAGGTTTCCGTGAAGACGGCGTCATTCAATTGCTGCCGACTTCAGCGGTCAAGAATATCGCCTTCGGTCGGAACCAGGATCTCGCGTTTACCAGCATGGTTGGCGGGGCCGATGATGCCTTCCTGCTCCATCCGCTCGATCAGTGATGCGGCGCGGTTATACCCAATGCCAAGTCTGCGCTGAATATACGACGTTGACGCCTTTCCGTCACGCAGAACGATGGCGACGGCCTGATCATACGGATCGTCGGAATCGGAGAGATTGGACGTCCCGGCTGGACCACCACTGTAATCGCCATCCTCGTCCTCATCGGCCGTGATGGCGTCAAGGTACTGCGGCGCGCCTTGCGTCTTCAGATAAGAGACGATCTCTTCCACTTCCATGTCGGCAACGAACGGGCCGTGGACACGCTGAATGCGTCCGCCCCCGGCCATGTAAAGCATATCGCCCATGCCGAGCAGCTGCTCTGCGCCCTGTTCACCGAGGATGGTGCGGCTGTCGATCTTTGACGTCACCTGGAAGGAGATGCGCGTCGGGAAGTTCGCCTTGATCGTACCCGTGATGACGTCGACGGACGGACGCTGCGTCGCCATGATAACATGGATGCCGGCAGCGCGCGCCATCTGCGCCAGGCGCTGCACCGCGCCTTCAATGTCCTTGCCCGCGACCATCATCAGGTCAGCCATCTCGTCAATGATGACGACGATATAAGGCATCGGCTGCAGGTCGAATTCCTCCGTCTCGTACATTGCCTCGCCCGTATGGCGGTCGAAGCCTGTCTGGACGGTTCGCGAGATCACGTCACCCTTGGCGAGCGCCTGTTCGACGCGGCTGTTGAAGCCGTCGATGTTGCGGACGCCGATCTTGGACATCTTCTTGTAGCGCTCTTCCATCTCGCGGACGGTCCACTTGAGCGCAACGACAGCCTTCTTGGGATCCGTCACGACGGGCGAGAGAAGGTGCGGAATGCCGTCATAGACCGACAATTCGAGCATCTTCGGATCGATCATGATCAGGCGGCACTGCTCGGGCGTCATACGATAGAGCAGGGACAGGATCATCGTGTTGATGGCGACCGATTTGCCGGAACCGGTGGTACCGGCGACCAGCAGGTGCGGCATCTTCGCAAGGTCGGCGATGACAGCCTCGCCGCCGATGGTCTTGCCGAGCGCCATGGCGAGTTTCGCCTTCGAGCCTTCGAAGTCGCGGGAGGCAATGAGCTCGCGCAGATAGACGGTCTCGCGCGTCGAGTTCGGGAGTTCGATACCGATCGCGTTGCGGCCTGGCACGACTGCGACGCGGGCAGCGATCGCGCTCATCGAACGGGCGATATCGTCGGCAAGGCCGATGACGCGGGACGATTTGATGCCCGGCGCAGGTTCCAGTTCGTAAAGCGTCACGACGGGACCTGGGCGAACATGGATAATCTCGCCCTTGACGCCGAAATCCTCGAGCACGCCTTCGAGCATGCGCGCATTCTGTTCCAGGGCATCAGCAGACAGCGTCGAATCACGCACGACATTCTTCGGTTCGGCGAGCAGGTGCATCGACGGAAGCTGGAAGCCTTCGGGACGAATGAACGATCCCTGCTGTTCGTGTTCGACGCGGGCACCGGGTTTGGGCCGCGCCGCAGGCTGCACGACGCGCGGCTCCGCGCGCCCGGTCGGCTTGGCTGGGGCACGCATCATCCAGTCGTCGTCATCGGGCAGGATATCGGCCGGACGCGGCGGCATATCGTCGAACGGCAGATCGTCGTCATCCTCGTCATCATTAAGCGAAATGGATGGCGCAGAAACAACACGGCGCTGCGAGGCGGCGCGCGTGTCCATTGATGGTTCCATGCGCTCTCCGCGCGCGACCGGCGCCTTTGCGCGGACCGGCTCGTTCAGCTTGCCAAACTCGTCATCATTGAAATCGTAAGGCGACTCGAAATCGCTCTGCCGACGCTTGCGGGGGCCCATGCCGAGCAGGCGTCGCATCCGAGCCTGGCTCATGTACCAGGCGTGCGTCAGCGCACCGAAGGCAAGCCAGCCACCGTCATCGTCATCCTCGTCTTCATCGCCCACCGAACGCAGCTTCGAGCGAGTGTTTGCGTATTCCGCCTCTGCCTCGTCCTCTTCATCCTCGCTGCGACCGACGATACCGGCGGCAAACAGCATCATCCACACTGTCGGGACAGCAAACACGCAGCCGACCGCCGTCGCGAAGGCACCCGTCGGATAGGCGCCAACAAACAGCGCAGGAAACCGCAGGATCATATCGCCGATGACGCCGCCGATGCCATTCGGGATTGGCCAGGTGAGCGGCGGCGGGAAGCAACCGATGACGGCCGAGGAGAGCACGGAACCGAGGCCCCAGGCGGCGGCTCGCGCCGGAATACGGCTGAAACGGCGGCCTGAGATCAATGCGAGCGCCCAAGCCACGACCGGCAAAAGCGCGACGACACTGGCAAGGCCGAAGAATTGCATGGCGATGTCGGCGAAAGCGGCGCCGCTGTAGCCCAGAATGTTGCTCGGTTCGTTCCCGGTCGCATAGGAATAGCTCGGGTCCGCGACGTTCCAGGTCGCGAGCGCTGCGACTGCCAATGCGAGCAGCAGGAAGATCGCGAAGCCAAAAAGCGTCTGCGCCTGCCGGAACATGAAACCCGAAAGGGAAAAACGGTCCGGCCGGCCATCCATTGCTGGCGATGTGCTTCTTGCCATATGTGTACCCGTCCAATGCGTGAGAGCGTGTGAATCGCCAGGCGGCTGCGCTCAGTGCCTGCGCCCCACCTAATCAGAGGACGGTTAAAGCGGTATTAACCATGCCGTCCCCACATCTTGCACCAGAAAATAAAAAAGCCCAAACCTGTGGAGGTCCGGGCCAAGAGCGGTCTATTCGGATGAACAGGCCGCGACGGGGTGTTCAGCGGCGCCTGCTTCCGCAAGCGCCGCAATGCCTTGATTAGGAGTGGTAGGCTGCTTCGCCGTGGGTTGCGAGGTCGAGACCTTCGCGCTCGGCTTCAACAGAGACGCGCAGACCAATGACGACATCAACGATCTTGTAGAGGATCGCGGAACCGACGCCCGACCATACGATCGTCGTCAGGACGGCCTTCAGCTGAGCGAGAACCTGCGTCGCAGTACCCGGATAGCTGGCTGCAAAATCAGCCGTCGAGTAATCGACGATGCCTGCACCACCAAGCGCCGGGTTGACCAGGATACCGGTGCCAATAGCGCCGAGGATACCGCCGATGCAGTGAACGCCGAAGACGTCAAGGCTGTCGTCGTAGTTGAACTTGTTCTT harbors:
- a CDS encoding outer membrane lipoprotein carrier protein LolA translates to MNNSDPILDRISLTRRHLLGTLAVAAASAIPIAAYAQAASAASNNATAQAIADHFSSVATMQGEFVQFGPRGEQTGGKFYIQRPGKLRFNYDNPSPIRVIADGKNVAVGNMKLKTWDLYPLSKTPLSLLLAQRIDLSSGSVKSVKQESDLTTIALGNNTVFGNSTITMMFDPKTYDLRQWTITDNQGKDTSVMVFNVKTGVQFDDKVFRVPYEVIPGTAAYRD
- a CDS encoding FtsK/SpoIIIE family DNA translocase; the encoded protein is MARSTSPAMDGRPDRFSLSGFMFRQAQTLFGFAIFLLLALAVAALATWNVADPSYSYATGNEPSNILGYSGAAFADIAMQFFGLASVVALLPVVAWALALISGRRFSRIPARAAAWGLGSVLSSAVIGCFPPPLTWPIPNGIGGVIGDMILRFPALFVGAYPTGAFATAVGCVFAVPTVWMMLFAAGIVGRSEDEEDEAEAEYANTRSKLRSVGDEDEDDDDGGWLAFGALTHAWYMSQARMRRLLGMGPRKRRQSDFESPYDFNDDEFGKLNEPVRAKAPVARGERMEPSMDTRAASQRRVVSAPSISLNDDEDDDDLPFDDMPPRPADILPDDDDWMMRAPAKPTGRAEPRVVQPAARPKPGARVEHEQQGSFIRPEGFQLPSMHLLAEPKNVVRDSTLSADALEQNARMLEGVLEDFGVKGEIIHVRPGPVVTLYELEPAPGIKSSRVIGLADDIARSMSAIAARVAVVPGRNAIGIELPNSTRETVYLRELIASRDFEGSKAKLAMALGKTIGGEAVIADLAKMPHLLVAGTTGSGKSVAINTMILSLLYRMTPEQCRLIMIDPKMLELSVYDGIPHLLSPVVTDPKKAVVALKWTVREMEERYKKMSKIGVRNIDGFNSRVEQALAKGDVISRTVQTGFDRHTGEAMYETEEFDLQPMPYIVVIIDEMADLMMVAGKDIEGAVQRLAQMARAAGIHVIMATQRPSVDVITGTIKANFPTRISFQVTSKIDSRTILGEQGAEQLLGMGDMLYMAGGGRIQRVHGPFVADMEVEEIVSYLKTQGAPQYLDAITADEDEDGDYSGGPAGTSNLSDSDDPYDQAVAIVLRDGKASTSYIQRRLGIGYNRAASLIERMEQEGIIGPANHAGKREILVPTEGDILDR